Proteins from one Mercurialis annua linkage group LG7, ddMerAnnu1.2, whole genome shotgun sequence genomic window:
- the LOC126654625 gene encoding uncharacterized protein LOC126654625 isoform X2 — translation MPYVDSFFGDTTFTTTQDRPGPSESQVPPAPMPYSDSSFRHTTFANTRDPFAPSDSQVRQPPIPSFHSYLGEMGYTPLGTPAQPESDQSWPAPPTHSDVPWRTSTESDFIEQLFYYPAAPTAGQASSSHQVPPSGSPQAQDPSQMYFSTTEPWCSSADLSADPFSGDRFQHFTPPGFTLYPDITSQDLRDTTPAPVIEQPQQPTDEDSDDSEDNDDSDTSDEGDGGDYNPVTDTSRHRRTQQGYDMRTRMRKPARYRD, via the exons ATGCCGTATGTTGACTCATTTTTTGGAGATACGACCTTTACGACCACTCAGGATCGACCAGGGCCATCTGAGTCACAG GTCCCCCCGGCGCCGATGCCGTATAGTGACTCATCTTTTAGACATACGACATTTGCCAACACTCGAGATCCTTTTGCGCCATCTGATTCACAG GTTCGCCAGCCGCCGATTCCGTCTTTCCATTCATATCTGGGAGAGATGGGATATACTCCACTAGGTACGCCGGCTCAGCCAGAGTCAGATCAGTCATGGCCTGCACCGCCGACGCATTCAGATGTCCCATGGCGTACGTCGACAGAGTCGGATTTCATTGAACAGTTGTTCTACTATCCCGCCGCACCTACTGCAGGACAGGCGTCATCGTCACATCAGGTACCACCTTCTGGGTCGCCTCAGGCTCAAGATCCTTCGCAGATGTATTTCTCGACTACGGAGCCGTGGTGCTCTAGTGCAGATCTGTCTGCTGATCCGTTTTCCGGTGATCGGTTTCAGCATTTTACGCCTCCTGGTTTTACCCTGTATCCGGACATCACCTCGCAGGATCTGCGAGACACTACTCCAGCTCCAGTTATTGAACAGCCACAGCAGCCTACAGACGAAGACAGTGACGATTCAGAAGACAACGACGATTCTGATACCAGTGACGAGGGTGACGGTGGCGACTATAACCCTGTGACTGATACCTCACGTCACCGACGCACTCAGCAGGGTTATGACATGAGAACCCGCATGCGGAAACCGGCTCGATATCGTGACTAG
- the LOC126654625 gene encoding uncharacterized protein LOC126654625 isoform X1, with protein sequence MTNSGEQTHYQSQLPEHISRVNVDDFVVDLNEGETPNFTWQPGMEFQTGMTFKSRDVVETCATAYSIAMGKEHQFHRTTPKTIVFVCRHNEICGWWLRATKLQTNHTWTLTKYIGPHTCDHFMTGRDHRNFKSSQIVEFIKDLVLEQRDIRIKTLMAGIWERFSVMPTYKRTWLAKEKAICSAYGNWKDSFAEVCSFMANVKVTNPGSFWHAEGDPIYTNHSQNPRVRMFRRMFWTFYPMTAGFAFLKPVLFVDGTHLYGKYTMTLLIASAIDGNNHIMPLAFALVESESAASYEYFLSHLREHVIKERKVAIISDRAGGIIAVLKRPEWAGVSHMFCIRHLASNFNTHFRDKDLKKLAEKAGPPGADAV encoded by the exons ATGACCAATTCGGGAGAACAAACTCATTACCAGTCGCAGCTCCCTGAACACATTAGTCGTGTAAATGTTGACGATTTCGTAGTTGACTTGAATGAGGGTGAGACCCCGAATTTTACTTGGCAGCCAGGAATGGAGTTTCAAACGGGGATGACCTTCAAAAGTCGCGATGTTGTTGAGACCTGTGCAACCGCTTATTCAATCGCTATGGGGAAGGAGCACCAGTTTCATCGGACTACCCCCAAGACAATCGTGTTTGTTTGCCGACACAACGAAATCTGCGGATGGTGGTTGCGAGCAACCAAACTACAGACAAATCATACATGGACCCTGACAAAATATATAGGGCCACACACGTGCGATCATTTTATGACAGGTCGCGACCATCGAAACTTTAAGTCTAGTCAAATCGTAGAATTTATCAAGGACCTGGTGTTGGAACAACGCGACATTCGCATCAAGACGCTGATGGCTGGTATTTGGGAAAGATTTTCTGTAATGCCTACCTATAAAAGAACTTGGTTAGCTAAGGAGAAGGCAATATGCAGCGCCTACGGAAACTGGAAGGACTCTTTCGCCGAAGTTTGTAGCTTCATGGCCAATGTGAAGGTCACAAATCCCGGATCATTCTGGCATGCAGAAG GCGATCCAATTTACACAAACCACTCGCAAAATCCCCGAGTGAGAATGTTTCGCAGAATGTTTTGGACCTTCTACCCGATGACAGCTGGATTTGCTTTTTTGAAACCTGTGCTATTCGTTGACGGGACTCATTTGTATGGAAAATACACAATGACCTTGTTGATCGCATCGGCGATAGATGGAAACAATCACATAATGCCACTTGCCTTTGCACTTGTCGAATCGGAGAGCGCAGCAAGCTATGAATATTTTTTGAGTCATCTCCGGGAGCATGTTATCAAGGAGAGAAAAGTGGCAATTATTTCGGATCGCGCTGGTGGAATAATAGCTGTTTTGAAGCGCCCGGAGTGGGCGGGTGTTTCTCACATGTTTTGCATAAGGCATTTAGCGAGTAATTTCAATACTCATTTCAGAGATAAGGATTTGAAAAAACTGGCAGAAAAAGCAG GTCCCCCCGGCGCCGATGCCGTATAG
- the LOC126654686 gene encoding probable jasmonic acid carboxyl methyltransferase 2 has protein sequence MSSQITTIDLKVPSVLHMNGGKGKNSYYRNSLVQKEVISKTKHILEECIAEMCSSNMPECVKIVEMGCSSGPTALVPLWEIIETIESTFKKMNKGDLPILQVFMNDLQENDFNTIFSSLVPEFYEKLKRQKGEKFGQCFIGAVPGSFYGRLFPPNSLHFVHSSSSLHWCSQVPEGVVSETGIPLNKGNICIAKTSPRSVHEAYSNQFVKDFTAFLVSRSEEMAPGGRLALTFMGRNDTDPSCKYGCEIWQLLGIALMEMVQEGLIEETKLDMFNIPVYAPSAKEVERLIEKENLFSIKRFEEVKINWDANIEDGNNDMAFDKWERGDYVATYLRAAAESMVVTHFGDAILDDLFHRFSLKAADYLENKIGYFTILAISILKN, from the exons ATGTCATCTCAAATTACAACAATAGATCTTAAAGTTCCGTCGGTTCTTCACATGAATGGAGGAAAGGGGAAAAACAGCTACTACAGAAACTCATTGGTTCAG AAGGAAGTGATATCGAAAACGAAGCATATATTAGAAGAGTGTATTGCAGAAATGTGTAGTTCAAACATGCCAGAATGTGTGAAAATAGTGGAAATGGGATGCTCCTCAGGACCTACTGCATTGGTGCCGTTATGGGAAATAATTGAAACAATAGAGTCTACTTTTAAGAAGATGAATAAGGGCGATCTACCCATTTTGCAAGTTTTCATGAATGATCTCCAGGAGAATGATTTCAACACAATTTTCAGTTCATTGGTGCCTGAATTTTATGAGAAACTGAAGAGacaaaagggtgaaaagtttgggCAGTGTTTCATAGGGGCAGTGCCTGGTAGTTTCTATGGAAGGCTATTTCCACCTAATTCCTTGCACTTTGTTCATTCTTCTTCCAGCCTCCATTGGTGTTCTCAG GTACCTGAAGGGGTTGTAAGTGAAACAGGAATTCCTTTGAATAAAGGTAACATTTGCATAGCCAAAACAAGCCCACGAAGCGTGCATGAAGCATACTCCAATCAATTTGTAAAAGATTTCACTGCATTTTTAGTGTCACGTTCGGAAGAAATGGCACCTGGAGGACGTTTGGCTTTGACATTTATGGGTAGAAATGATACTGATCCTTCCTGCAAATATGGTTGTGAAATTTGGCAACTGCTTGGTATTGCCTTGATGGAGATGGTTCAAGAG GGGCTTATTGAAGAAACAAAGTTAGACATGTTCAACATTCCAGTGTATGCTCCTTCTGCAAAAGAAGTTGAGCGTCtgatagaaaaagaaaatttattttcCATTAAACGATTTGAAGAAGTGAAAATAAATTGGGATGCCAATATTGAAGATGGTAACAACGACATGGCGTTTGATAAATGGGAGAGAGGTGACTATGTGGCAACATACTTGAGAGCTGCTGCAGAATCAATGGTGGTAACTCATTTTGGAGATGCCATTcttgatgatttatttcataggtTTTCCTTGAAAGCGGCCGATTACTTGGAAAATAAGATTGGTtatttcaccattttggcgatttcCATCCTTAAAAACTGA
- the LOC130014800 gene encoding uncharacterized protein LOC130014800 encodes MAASDSPGSSCRAVLFEEQFAAGLRFPLDPFLVEVCRDLKVALGQLYPGTIRVVLAFSEACRLRGCAPSLKVLYHFVDFRKCDGCFVFALGREGRSRIYLPCLTSRWRRRFFIVYHKFAFLHFSDGFSSHPVRSYSSPLSLSESKLAFDISSCSIVSRPILDVLVNSHLRSRWFPLEDPPRGLADLCYSFVQDLDVPMGGPDVPIADVIPGDIVVDGAPVDIPLAPAEVALPEVIVINDDDGDDSAVPVGDEAIPSLLPPLASSIVSGGVGGVASEGPVVADSGEISLGRDPDSPSRKRRRVVDDSPTRESFPGSSSSAPDLVQWVEGQDPASLLNPRVLAEYIRTLAIPDDVTWFCGRPGQELSDLACFHGFSALQSVLVLNDRRQCAEEEVERLSALLATSESERAKLKASLEEHDSLLAQLKAQDAINDRQVKVIEKKTDDLTQEIEELIRINSLVGGERDSLRTEVEGLHIRLLDTKAFYSALISEYRLAIGKKLLEQNPNIDLSGVNGLDPQAIARDLLVKISKDRV; translated from the exons atggctgcgtctGACTCTCCcggatcttcttgtagggcggttctttttgaagagcaatttgctgctggtcttaggtttcctttggatccctttttagtagaagtgtgtagggatttaaaggttgctctagggcaactttaccctggtacgattagagtagtgctcgccttttcggaggcatgtaggctccggggctgtgccccttctctcaaagtgttatatcattttgtagactttaggaagtgtgatggttgcttcgttttcgcccttggtagagaagggcgatctcgtatttatcttccttgcctaaccagtcgctggcgaaggcgcttctttattgtctatcataaatttgcttttcttcatttttcggatggtttttcttctcatccagttcggagctattcttctcctttaagtttatccgagtcaaagCTTGCTTTTGACATATCTTCCTGTAGTATTGTGTCGCGTCCCATTTTAGATGTcttggttaatagtcatcttcggagtcgatggtttcctttggaggatcctcctcgaggcttggcggatctttgctactcttttgttcaag atttggacgttccgatgggtggtcctgacgttcctatcgccgacgttattcctggcgacattgTCGTGGATGGGGCTCCTGTTGATATCCCCCTAGCTCCCGCCGAGGTAGCGTTGCCTGAGGTTATTGTTataaatgatgatgatggtgatgactcGGCTGTTCCAGTCGGCGACGAGGCGATTCCGTCACTACTcccccctctagcatcatctatcgtttcggggggagttgggggtgtggcctcagaggggcctgttgttgctgattcgggggagatttctctaggtcgagacccggattctccgtctagaaaAAGACGTCGAGTTGTCGATGATTCTCCTAcgagggagagttttcctggaagctcttcttctgctccagacttggttcaatgggtcgaaggtcaggatcctgccagtttgctgaatccgagagtgctagcggaatatatccggactttggcgattcctgatgatgtcacgtggttctgtggtaggccgggtcaggagctttccgatctggcttgttttcatggtttctct gcccttcaatctgttctggtattgaacgaccgccgacagtgtgccgaggaggaggtcgagcgtctgtctgctcttttggcgacttccgagtctgaaagggcgaaattgaaggcttctttggaagagcatgattcccttctggcgcagctcaaggcgcaggatgcgattaatgatcgccaagtgaaagtgattgagaaaaagaccgatgacttgactcaagagatcgaggagctcattcggatcaattcccttgttggtggggagagggatagTCTTAGAAcggaggttgaaggtcttcacatccgtctgctagatacgaaggctttttactctgctctgataagcgagtatcgccttgcgattgggaagaagcttctggagcagaatcccaatattgatctttctggggttaacgggttggatccccaggccatcgcccgTGATCTCCTCGTCAAGATTTCTAAAGACCGTGTTTAG
- the LOC126655174 gene encoding 7-methylxanthosine synthase 1-like has protein sequence MEVTKVLYMNEGEGENSYYRNSVYQTNVIAKARPILEESIQELCRKNMPDCLKIAEMGCSTGPNTLMPLWEIVETIEASCTELKKKTPTLQVFLNDLSGTDFNTIFKTIVPEFHEKLEKEMGDKFEHVFIAAMPGSFYGRLFPNNSLHFGHSCSSLHWISQVPEGLVSESGTQLNKGNICLNDTSPPSVRKAYLNQFENDFTTFLKCRSHEMVDGGRLVFIIFAQSSTNPHCKYSNELWQELGFALKQMVDEGKIEESKYESWNVPLYHPTAEEVKYSIEKEGSFRVNRLEQFELDWNSIVDCGDKVDVFDKFERGKCVATFVRAAAESMLISHFGDSFIEDLFHRLALRMVDRMEKGTGWLNNLVVSITKV, from the exons ATGGAAGTCACAAAAGTTCTTTATATGAATGAAGGAGAAGGAGAAAACAGCTACTACAGAAACTCAGTTTATCAG ACAAATGTGATTGCGAAAGCCAGGCCAATATTAGAAGAGAGCATACAAGAATTATGCCGGAAAAACATGCCGGATTGTCTGAAAATAGCTGAAATGGGCTGTTCTACGGGACCGAACACATTAATGCCGCTGTGGGAAATTGTTGAAACGATTGAAGCGAGTTGTACCGAGTTGAAAAAGAAAACACCAACATTGCAGGTTTTTCTGAATGATCTTTCGGGGACGGATTTTAATACAATTTTTAAGACGATCGTGCCCGAATTTCATGAGAAGTTGGAGAAGGAGATGGGTGATAAGTTTGAGCATGTGTTCATAGCTGCAATGCCTGGAAGCTTTTATGGAAGGCTTTTTCCTAATAATTCTCTGCATTTTGGTCACTCTTGTTCTAGTCTCCACTGGATCTCTCAG GTACCTGAAGGGCTTGTAAGTGAATCAGGGACTCAATTGAACAAAGGAAACATATGTTTGAATGATACAAGTCCCCCAAGTGTGAGGAAAGCATATCTGAATCAATTCGAAAATGATTTTACGACATTTTTGAAGTGCCGCTCGCATGAAATGGTCGATGGAGGTCGTTTGGTGTTCATAATTTTTGCTCAGAGTAGTACTAATCCTCACTGCAAATATAGTAATGAGCTTTGGCAGGAGCTTGGATTTGCTCTGAAACAGATGGTTGATGAG ggtaaaattgaaGAATCGAAATACGAGTCATGGAATGTTCCACTATATCACCCGACTGCCGAAGAAGTAAAGTACTCGATCGAAAAAGAAGGTTCATTTAGAGTCAACCGACTCGAACAGTTCGAGCTTGATTGGAATTCAATTGTTGACTGTGGTGACAAAGTTGATGtgtttgataaatttgaaagaGGAAAATGTGTAGCAACTTTTGTAAGAGCAGCAGCAGAGTCCATGCTCATTAGCCATTTTGGAGACTCCTTCATTGAAGATTTGTTCCACAGGCTAGCCCTAAGGATGGTTGATCGCATGGAAAAAGGCACCGGTTGGCTCAACAATTTGGTTGTTTCCATTACCAAAGTGTAA